AGCTTATAacacacacttaaaaaaaaaatatatatgaatctAAAGCCCCATTCATTAAGGCAAAATGAAACAGCCGGTTGCAGAAAACAATCAAGAAAACCTTATATCTCATATGTTAAGAGCTTAAACATTCTTAGAATGTGCCCTGTGAATAAAGTCAATGAACAAAACGGAGAAGAAGAAGCAAGATATTAACCTCATCCAATATTCTCTGTTTAATGATATCTTCAAGCTGAAAAGTAGTTTCTTCTGTGATCACAGGAgctgaaaagaagaagaaaagattaacGTTTCTCCAGCAAGAAACACTTTTTGCTCCGAggaatcaaaaagaaagaaaaaaaagaaaaacaaagtaaagcCTCAACAAATATGTAGTAGTTGAAAATTTTTCTTGAACTAGAGATTGATGAAGTCAagcaaataatgttttcttccacTACCTTGGAGAGAGataaaaatgggaaagagaatGATGCTACATATGGCTTGTAAGTGACTAAAACTGCTACTGGATTAATGAACTTGCAGGTAAGTTAAAATTGAACCAAGAAGACTATAGCTTCCTGTAATTTCCACAATGAAAACGCACAGCCTCAAAGACGTGCTGAGAAGTTTAACTAGTGTTTTTGTTACCATACCCTGAAGTCATGGGTGTTGTCATCATGCTCACAGGCAAAACAATCCAACTTGGTACGGGAATATTACTCTCAAGAAAGCCCTCCCTCAATACTTACCCATTCGGACTGCATGATCAAAGAGTATTGTTTCCTCCAAAAGGCTATTTTCCGGTCGCTTTTGTCCAGTCACTTCTCCTTTAAGCTGCCAAGGTTTCTCTTCTAACAACTCTTCTtctaaactttttattttttcactcatctgaaaaaaaacaatttcctaAGAAGTTTAAAACCGTTCACAAGTAAACTCAAGGCAAGAAATGCATAGCCATTTCAGGTACTTCCAAATCCTCCCCATATAATGTGAAGATACGTAATTGCATACACACATCTGATaaactactttattttttattaagtaGTCTCTTCACATATGCCATGTAcacaattattaaaaaacattgGTCACTGTTTAAAAGTATTAGCAAAATGATAAAACAATTaccttttcctgtctcttttcaAAAGATGACTTTATTTCACCGGGATCAATGCCCTTCTCTAATTGCATGTCAGTACCATCTTCAGTTTCACTGTTGTCTGGCAATCTAAAAGTAACTTTTGAAGAGGCCTTTTTACCTCTCACATTTTCCATCATCTCATTAATATCCTCCAccctgtaaaattaaaatacaatttaaaatgaagtaaaggTTAAAAAGCCACTAACATTTGTGCATGAAGATATTTCAGCCATTACAACTTCACCTGTTACAACTAACCCATAGTTAAGGACTGCAATAGACTTTCATTGAAGCCTAAAGGCAAAGACACTATGGAAACTTCTATACGTCAAAAAATAACCTTCAAAAGCTGAAGTTATGGCTATTAAAtcatttactgaaataaatccaaataaatGACACTAAGAAGGGAAGTAAATAAACTACTTTTTGACTACGATAACAATGCAATCCATGAACATACaacagataacagaaaatgacaaACCGTGACTCAAGTGAACCTAGAattcacaatttattttctacttgAACAGTGCCACTCTTCAGTGTAAAATTATAAAGACATTTAACTGCAAATAATGCCAATACTTACTCAGACATGCTTTCTTCATTCTCCTTTTCAATAGCACTGTCTGCTTCCTCTTCCTGATCATCTTCAACACCATTAGCTACTAAGTCATCATTGTCATCAACAGGATCAAAGAAGTCTTTGTATGTCAGGTCTCTAGAACTTTTAATTGACTAAGAAGGTgatagagaaaacaaaaaccaaaaaagcagTTAGGATGACAGAAGTCTAAGAGCAGCCTGCCTCTGAAAGGCTAACATCTGGGGAATAGCATGACTTGTGTAATAGTAGTTCAGTTTACTGAAGCATTAACCTAGGGCAGAGCATCTCTGTAAAATTAACCTCTTTTACAAGTACTCAAGACATTCTGCCACTTAAATTCATTTCTAACTTCAACACGTACTAAAGTCAGAGAGCAATGAATTTTTCTGATTATTCACTGGTATGTGTACATGCTTCCTTATACCCTGGGCACAGTTCTTGCAAGCAAGAATCTCTGGCAACcttaaataagaaaagattaatttttgaaACAAGTACTCAGCAACTTGCGAAATTTGAGTTACAAAGCCCTGTCCCTGGAAAAAGAAGTTGCCAAGCCCCCATTGCGCTGCATCAGTCACCTTAGTGATCCCTAATCATGAGACATCAATGTTGAGCAACACAGCTTTCTTGTTAAGCTGGGTCACATATTCTGCAAGGTCACCTATTTCTTACAACATGACTACCAAGTCCTTAATTCATACAGAAACCTAAAATCCATCTAAACAGAGACTGGAATAGGAAGACAGTATGTACTTGTGCATTGGTGCATTTTGCTACCAGATACTTAATATCAAATATTAACAGCAATCATTAGTTTTCCAATCATTTTAACTTGGCAGTTTCTCCTGTGAGCTCAACAATTTATAGTAAACCTAAAAGGTATCAGAtcttgatttaaagaaaaaaggaattcaGATAGTTAGTTTACTGATCTTCTTACTTTGACTTTGGTTTCTTCgggttcctcttcctcatcaTCCGAGATGATGTCTTCAAAGTAATTGAtatcatcttcctcctcctcctccctctccctattttccttctctgcgTGTTCTAAAAAAGCTTCCATCTCAGCCAGCTTGAAAAACTTGTCATCCActacagattttcttcctttttttttcaacgTTGTTTCCTTTGCTATTTTAGTTTGTTCTTCTAGTGCATCAATATCAAAGTCAACATCAGAATCCTCATCACTGTATTTCTGCGTTACAGTTTCTTTGGgtttactttgcttttctttagctTTAGTTTCTTGTTTTGTAGAAACATTCTCCTGTTCAGTTTCTGCTTCCATTACGTCTTCCAAT
This Anser cygnoides isolate HZ-2024a breed goose chromosome 11, Taihu_goose_T2T_genome, whole genome shotgun sequence DNA region includes the following protein-coding sequences:
- the MPHOSPH10 gene encoding U3 small nucleolar ribonucleoprotein protein MPP10 isoform X2, coding for MEAETEQENVSTKQETKAKEKQSKPKETVTQKYSDEDSDVDFDIDALEEQTKIAKETTLKKKGRKSVVDDKFFKLAEMEAFLEHAEKENREREEEEEDDINYFEDIISDDEEEEPEETKVKSIKSSRDLTYKDFFDPVDDNDDLVANGVEDDQEEEADSAIEKENEESMSEVEDINEMMENVRGKKASSKVTFRLPDNSETEDGTDMQLEKGIDPGEIKSSFEKRQEKMSEKIKSLEEELLEEKPWQLKGEVTGQKRPENSLLEETILFDHAVRMAPVITEETTFQLEDIIKQRILDEAWDDVEPKEKPKEDAFEYKKRITLDHEKSKLSLAEIYEQEYLKLHQQKTEEEENPEHKEIQEMMDSLFLQLDALCNFHFTPKPPVPEVKIVSNLPAITMEEVAPVAVSDAALLAPEEIKEKNKAGDVKTDAEKTSTDKKRERRKKKLRKRIKLREKEKRQKLLEKTKPEQGIKLSKKAAAAKLKKLTKEGKATLLKDEGKDKALKSSQAFFSQLQDQVKMQVKDANKLKKKQKKQKEVSVHKLKL